In Micromonospora sp. WMMA1363, a genomic segment contains:
- a CDS encoding Gfo/Idh/MocA family oxidoreductase: protein MRVALVGAGRMGGIHAATLSRHPDVDSLVVADIDNRRARAVADRLGATAAPSVDEVFNSGADAVVIASTTTAHPGLIRQSVRAGLPAFCEKPIGLDLPESMDTVHDVRAADAVLQIGFMRRFDAGYLTGRGLVRSGRLGRLHTIRTVGADPAPPPASYLRISGGIYRDALIHDFDMVRWITGREVAEVYASGSDAGPSMFGDVEDFDTAVVVLVLDDGTLVAATATRCNGAGYDIRTELCGESDTIAVGLDGHTPVTSVEPQRPRPPDQPRRSFQERFASAFEAEIDAFLQVARGELDNPCDGRDAVEALRVAEACQLSQQERRPVRMGEIPGF from the coding sequence ATGCGGGTTGCACTCGTCGGAGCGGGGCGGATGGGCGGTATTCATGCCGCCACTCTGAGCCGTCACCCCGACGTTGATTCCTTGGTGGTCGCGGACATCGACAACCGCCGAGCGCGTGCGGTGGCGGATCGCCTCGGTGCCACCGCCGCCCCCTCGGTCGACGAGGTCTTCAACAGTGGGGCGGACGCGGTCGTCATCGCCTCCACGACCACCGCACACCCGGGTCTGATCAGGCAGTCGGTTCGTGCCGGCCTGCCGGCGTTCTGTGAGAAGCCCATCGGGCTGGACCTGCCCGAATCAATGGACACGGTGCACGACGTGCGGGCCGCGGACGCCGTGCTCCAGATTGGTTTCATGCGTCGCTTCGACGCGGGTTATCTAACCGGCCGCGGACTGGTACGGTCCGGGCGGCTCGGTCGACTGCACACCATTCGTACCGTCGGCGCGGACCCCGCTCCGCCACCCGCCTCATACCTGCGGATATCGGGCGGAATATACCGCGATGCGCTGATCCATGACTTCGACATGGTGCGCTGGATCACCGGCCGGGAGGTCGCCGAAGTCTACGCCTCCGGTTCGGACGCCGGGCCGTCGATGTTCGGTGATGTCGAAGACTTCGACACCGCGGTGGTGGTGCTGGTCCTGGACGACGGAACGCTCGTCGCCGCCACGGCCACCCGCTGCAACGGCGCCGGCTACGACATCCGCACGGAGTTGTGCGGGGAGTCGGACACGATCGCCGTCGGCCTCGACGGCCATACGCCGGTAACCTCCGTCGAACCGCAGCGTCCGCGCCCGCCAGACCAACCGAGACGGAGTTTCCAGGAACGCTTCGCGTCGGCCTTCGAGGCCGAGATCGACGCCTTCCTGCAAGTCGCACGCGGGGAGTTGGACAATCCGTGTGATGGTCGGGACGCGGTGGAGGCGCTACGCGTGGCGGAGGCGTGCCAGCTGTCCCAGCAGGAGCGGCGACCGGTACGGATGGGTGAGATCCCGGGCTTCTGA